From a region of the Geothrix sp. 21YS21S-2 genome:
- a CDS encoding cation:proton antiporter, producing MESNSHLLIVDLATVLGVAALTTLLFRRLRQPAVLGYLLAGLIVGPHVPVPLVAHLQNVQTLAELGVILLMFSVGLEFDFRKLAREGVPAVFLGVVQVGLTTWLGYLAGRGLGWGPRESTLMAAALAVSSTMIIAKLFEEHGAKGPFRDLVFSVLVVQDLFAILLLAGLDTSSAAAGGVGWALARVGLFLAGLLGLGGLLLPRLLRWAADHGRDETLLVASVGACFTCAVLAAKFGCSPALGAFAAGMLAAGSRRVRPIERLVLPVRDLFGAIFFVAVGMLMDPRVLAGQAGPILLLSAVVLLGSAAGGALGAAAAGIPAPSGLRVGLTLAQPGELSFVLVGVGAAAGMRFPQALPVVVGVALVTAVAGPFFFRRGEAIARFFDRAIPAPVHRSLARIHGWTTGLRGRGSGGAAGTPIGYLFVDALLFNLLAIGAIQTRHHPLAIAHPLAAGVLVAAGLVFLGWALYRRTGQLAGTPGLQAALLLALAAPSLAVVQPLLPRGPALALAAGILVCVGILRRIPRRSSTLGSQWLLESVRRPWREGAPEAEHVLAALPLAPESPFAGRPLGDLELALEEAQSPAIVAVERAGQWLPASPGLRLQAGDRVALNGTPSALGAAEGLLRG from the coding sequence ATGGAGTCCAATTCGCACCTGCTGATCGTTGATCTCGCCACCGTCCTGGGCGTGGCGGCGCTGACCACCCTGCTGTTCCGCCGGCTGCGCCAGCCCGCGGTGCTGGGCTACCTCCTCGCGGGCCTCATCGTGGGGCCCCACGTGCCGGTGCCCCTGGTGGCCCATCTCCAGAACGTCCAGACCCTGGCCGAGCTGGGCGTGATCCTGCTGATGTTCTCCGTGGGGCTGGAATTCGATTTCCGCAAGCTGGCCCGGGAGGGGGTCCCCGCGGTGTTCCTGGGGGTGGTCCAGGTGGGCCTCACCACCTGGCTGGGCTACCTGGCCGGGCGCGGACTGGGCTGGGGCCCGCGGGAGAGCACCCTCATGGCCGCGGCCCTGGCGGTGTCGAGCACCATGATCATCGCCAAGCTCTTCGAGGAGCACGGCGCCAAGGGCCCCTTCCGGGACCTGGTGTTCTCGGTGCTGGTGGTGCAGGACCTGTTCGCCATCCTCCTCCTGGCCGGACTGGACACCTCGTCGGCCGCGGCCGGCGGCGTGGGCTGGGCCCTGGCCCGGGTGGGACTCTTCCTGGCAGGCCTCCTGGGGCTGGGCGGGCTGCTCCTGCCCCGCCTGCTGCGCTGGGCCGCCGACCACGGCCGGGACGAGACCCTGCTGGTGGCCTCAGTGGGGGCCTGCTTCACCTGCGCCGTGCTGGCCGCCAAGTTCGGGTGTTCCCCCGCCTTGGGGGCCTTCGCCGCCGGGATGCTGGCCGCCGGGAGCCGGCGAGTGCGCCCCATCGAGCGCCTGGTGCTCCCCGTGCGGGACCTTTTCGGCGCCATCTTCTTCGTGGCCGTGGGCATGCTCATGGACCCGCGGGTCCTGGCGGGCCAGGCCGGCCCCATCCTGCTCCTCTCGGCCGTGGTGCTCCTGGGCAGCGCCGCCGGCGGCGCCCTCGGGGCGGCCGCGGCGGGCATCCCGGCGCCCTCCGGCCTGCGGGTGGGGCTGACCCTGGCCCAACCCGGCGAACTCTCCTTCGTCCTGGTGGGCGTGGGCGCCGCCGCGGGCATGCGGTTTCCCCAGGCCCTGCCCGTGGTGGTGGGGGTCGCCCTCGTGACGGCCGTGGCGGGGCCCTTCTTCTTCCGCCGGGGGGAAGCCATCGCCCGCTTCTTCGACCGTGCCATTCCGGCCCCGGTCCACCGCTCACTCGCCCGTATCCACGGCTGGACCACCGGCCTGCGCGGGAGGGGTTCCGGCGGGGCCGCCGGCACCCCCATCGGCTACCTCTTCGTGGACGCCCTTCTCTTCAACCTCCTCGCCATCGGCGCCATCCAGACCCGGCACCACCCCCTGGCAATCGCCCATCCGCTCGCCGCAGGGGTGCTGGTGGCGGCGGGCCTGGTCTTCCTGGGCTGGGCGCTGTACCGCAGGACGGGCCAGCTCGCCGGCACCCCCGGGCTGCAGGCCGCCCTGCTCCTGGCCCTGGCCGCCCCGAGCCTCGCGGTGGTCCAGCCCCTGCTGCCCCGGGGACCCGCCCTGGCGCTGGCGGCGGGCATCCTGGTGTGCGTGGGGATCCTCAGGCGGATCCCCCGGCGCAGCTCCACCCTCGGCTCCCAGTGGCTGCTGGAGAGCGTGCGGCGTCCCTGGCGGGAGGGCGCCCCCGAAGCGGAACACGTCCTGGCCGCGCTGCCCCTCGCCCCGGAGTCCCCCTTCGCGGGCCGTCCCCTGGGCGACCTGGAGCTGGCCCTGGAGGAGGCCCAAAGCCCCGCGATCGTGGCCGTCGAGCGCGCCGGGCAGTGGCTCCCGGCCTCTCCGGGGCTGCGGCTCCAGGCGGGGGACAGGGTCGCCC
- a CDS encoding riboflavin synthase — MFTGLVRHLGTLQARQPRAGGARLVIAAPPELLERAEEGASICTNGACLTAVSRDLRTWQADLSDETLLKTTLGRLAPGDLLHLEPSLRVGDPLDGHLVAGHVDGVGRLLERTRGEGLWRFSMPADLAPMTAPKGSIAVDGLSLTVVDCGSDWFTVALIPETVRRTRLEGMAAGAEVNLEADPVGRFVARALAVRDADGKLQRFAQGGWG; from the coding sequence ATGTTCACCGGTCTCGTACGCCATCTCGGAACCCTTCAAGCCCGCCAGCCCCGCGCCGGGGGGGCCCGCCTCGTCATCGCCGCGCCCCCCGAGCTCCTGGAGAGGGCCGAGGAGGGCGCCAGCATCTGCACCAACGGCGCCTGCCTCACGGCCGTGAGCCGGGACCTGCGCACCTGGCAGGCCGACCTCTCCGACGAGACCCTCCTCAAGACCACCCTGGGGCGTCTGGCGCCGGGGGACCTGCTGCACCTGGAGCCCAGCCTGCGCGTGGGGGACCCCCTGGACGGGCACCTGGTCGCGGGCCACGTGGACGGCGTGGGGCGGCTCCTGGAGCGCACCCGGGGGGAGGGGCTGTGGCGCTTCTCCATGCCCGCGGACCTGGCCCCCATGACCGCGCCCAAGGGCTCGATCGCCGTGGACGGGCTGTCGCTGACCGTGGTGGACTGCGGCTCGGACTGGTTCACCGTGGCCCTGATTCCCGAGACCGTGCGCCGCACGCGCCTGGAGGGGATGGCCGCGGGCGCCGAGGTCAACCTCGAGGCCGACCCCGTGGGCCGGTTCGTGGCGAGGGCCCTGGCCGTGCGGGACGCCGACGGGAAGCTCCAGCGCTTCGCCCAGGGCGGATGGGGCTAG
- a CDS encoding TrkA family potassium uptake protein: MKELPPIRRLAQSLWLLTIVAVAGAVGFRVLDHARWLDGFYYAVTTLVGFRDSHPASPGLKIFTMAYIITGIVVVGMAFSNLLALLLEGDLKGYFLERRMQKRLNALKDHIIVCGFGKTGFQAAWELKQVGVPFVLIEKDESKSHNARFEGELFLVGNAMDEAMLERAGIARAKGLITTLQTDADNVLVTLTARQMNPALSIVARSTKLGTENKLKAAGADHIVSPYEIGGRRMASLLLTPDLLNYVDVILDKKQMEMAIEHILVRPESFLVGKSMREVRLRDRTGALIVGINRPMEGLRFNPTGAEVFEAGDVLLAMGSHEALDALVKVSRGA, from the coding sequence ATGAAGGAGCTCCCGCCCATCCGGCGCCTGGCGCAGTCCCTGTGGCTCCTCACCATCGTGGCCGTGGCCGGGGCCGTGGGCTTCCGGGTCCTGGACCATGCGAGGTGGCTGGACGGGTTCTACTACGCCGTCACCACCCTGGTGGGCTTCCGGGACTCGCACCCGGCCAGCCCGGGCCTCAAGATCTTCACGATGGCCTACATCATCACCGGCATCGTGGTGGTGGGCATGGCCTTTTCCAATCTCCTGGCCCTCCTGCTGGAGGGGGACCTCAAGGGCTACTTCCTGGAGCGACGCATGCAGAAACGCCTCAACGCCCTCAAGGACCACATCATCGTGTGCGGGTTCGGCAAGACGGGGTTCCAGGCCGCCTGGGAGCTCAAGCAGGTGGGCGTGCCCTTCGTCCTCATCGAGAAGGACGAGAGCAAGAGCCACAACGCCCGGTTCGAGGGCGAGCTGTTCCTGGTGGGCAACGCCATGGACGAGGCGATGCTGGAGCGGGCCGGCATCGCCCGGGCCAAGGGCCTGATCACCACCCTCCAGACCGACGCCGACAACGTGCTGGTGACCCTCACGGCCCGGCAGATGAATCCGGCGCTCTCCATCGTGGCCCGCTCCACCAAGCTGGGCACCGAGAACAAGCTCAAGGCCGCCGGCGCCGACCACATCGTCAGCCCCTACGAGATCGGCGGCCGGCGCATGGCCTCGCTCCTGCTGACGCCGGACCTCCTGAACTACGTGGACGTCATCCTCGACAAGAAGCAGATGGAGATGGCCATCGAGCACATCCTCGTGCGGCCCGAGTCCTTCCTGGTGGGAAAGAGCATGCGCGAAGTCCGGCTGCGGGACCGCACCGGGGCCCTGATCGTGGGCATCAACCGGCCCATGGAGGGCCTGCGCTTCAACCCCACCGGCGCCGAGGTGTTCGAGGCCGGGGACGTGCTGCTGGCCATGGGCAGCCATGAGGCCCTGGACGCCCTGGTGAAGGTTTCCCGGGGGGCCTGA